In a single window of the Ancylobacter polymorphus genome:
- a CDS encoding head-tail connector protein: protein MIITRIGALSPLVSLAEAREWLHVDHGDEDATITALIAAAQAHFDGPPNIYGRSISRQTLRLDLPGFPRRVRLPYGPVRAVTGVKYRDPAGEQTTLPEAGYVVAATILAPTGSWPATACRPDAVSVTYSAGYEDAEMPEVFRLAIRMMVAEWFNNREEGTDAQRFEVPFSVRRLLGPFRVLG from the coding sequence GTGATCATCACCCGCATCGGGGCCCTCTCGCCGCTGGTGTCGTTGGCGGAGGCGCGCGAGTGGCTCCATGTCGATCATGGGGACGAAGACGCCACCATCACGGCGCTTATCGCCGCTGCGCAGGCCCATTTCGACGGTCCCCCGAACATTTACGGCCGATCGATTTCCCGGCAGACATTGCGGCTCGACCTCCCCGGTTTCCCCCGGCGCGTCCGCCTGCCCTATGGGCCGGTGCGTGCCGTCACCGGCGTGAAGTATCGCGATCCCGCCGGGGAGCAGACGACGCTTCCCGAGGCCGGCTATGTCGTCGCTGCCACCATCCTCGCGCCCACCGGATCATGGCCCGCGACGGCCTGCCGGCCGGACGCCGTCAGCGTCACCTATTCCGCCGGCTATGAAGACGCCGAGATGCCGGAGGTTTTCCGCCTCGCCATCCGCATGATGGTCGCCGAGTGGTTCAACAACCGAGAGGAAGGCACCGACGCGCAACGCTTTGAGGTTCCCTTCAGCGTGCGGCGTCTGCTCGGCCCCTTTCGGGTGCTCGGATGA
- a CDS encoding tape measure protein — MAASTDLERLVAQISADIRSFDRQMGRAVGIMNRQAGEIERRGAQMASRLDSIGKQAANAFLAPLSGIGAALSVREIAAYADAWTEAGNKVRAAATSAGVQARSLDALKDGANAARTDLESYVDLYARLIRSASGVAKSEQEIAAATQIVAQAFKAGGASASEQAAGILQLGQALGSGVLQGDELRSLRENAPILAQAIADEFKTTIAGLKDLGAEGKLTSDRVFQAILNAQPKVAAQFGATNATIKDAITTVNNEFTAYIGNADMAAGASRGLVSALLLLAANFGTVADGAVSLATIIAGALSGRALAGLVISAGNAVVALGALLTALRTGTAVGAAFTASLGPIGILLGTVSAGLLLLSMRQDQADEAAERHKNAVSELTDAFAASQRGADGAKAKFEALAKAHLASATAAVENAEAQLKAAQAVRDAAQSTPMFGEAAAFAATNEDFANKQIDAALAEIAKRKAELADLQKRLANPEAGLAATSDGYGKGPGVTSDTTKVGRRTASDRLREDIQAVQDRTAALAAEQQMIGQSIAAQEARRMAIDLEQRALADLREEARRKGETDLESIQLAPDQIAAIEDVSAAYGRQVEALEKAQQAFDDANDLARGFADDLASGLLNGASAAESLANALDNVADKLLDMALNALFDPAGGGFLAKLFGGMAQGGPVSGGIGRAATGGRIRGPGTGTSDSIPMMLSDGEYVVRAAQAKKFAPLLEAINSGRIGKMAAGGLVGSAPRIPSLAGMGRGGDRLSLSMPISINAPGADGPELARLRAEVVQLKREIPGLAVKGIRNARMRNVRV; from the coding sequence ATGGCCGCATCTACCGACCTTGAGCGCCTTGTCGCTCAAATTTCGGCCGATATCCGCAGCTTTGACCGGCAGATGGGCCGCGCCGTCGGCATCATGAACCGCCAAGCCGGGGAAATCGAGCGCCGGGGTGCGCAGATGGCAAGCCGGCTGGACAGCATCGGCAAGCAAGCGGCGAACGCCTTTCTCGCGCCCCTATCCGGTATTGGCGCAGCCCTTAGCGTCCGCGAGATCGCGGCCTATGCCGACGCTTGGACAGAGGCCGGCAACAAGGTCCGCGCCGCTGCGACTTCGGCCGGTGTCCAGGCCCGAAGCCTTGATGCGCTGAAAGACGGCGCCAACGCGGCCCGCACCGATCTTGAGAGCTATGTCGACCTGTACGCACGGCTCATCCGATCGGCGTCGGGGGTGGCAAAGAGCGAGCAGGAGATCGCAGCGGCGACGCAGATCGTGGCGCAGGCCTTCAAGGCTGGCGGCGCGTCCGCCTCCGAACAGGCCGCCGGCATCCTTCAGCTGGGGCAGGCGCTCGGTTCCGGCGTGCTCCAGGGCGATGAACTGCGCTCCCTCCGGGAGAACGCGCCCATTCTGGCGCAGGCAATCGCCGATGAGTTCAAGACGACGATTGCCGGACTGAAGGACCTCGGCGCTGAGGGCAAGCTCACCTCGGATCGCGTTTTCCAAGCGATACTGAATGCTCAGCCGAAAGTGGCGGCGCAGTTCGGTGCGACCAATGCCACGATCAAGGATGCGATCACCACCGTGAACAATGAGTTCACGGCCTACATCGGCAACGCAGACATGGCCGCAGGCGCGAGCCGCGGGCTTGTCAGCGCACTACTTCTCTTGGCGGCCAACTTCGGCACTGTCGCCGACGGTGCTGTCTCGCTTGCGACAATCATTGCCGGTGCTCTTTCGGGCAGAGCGCTCGCGGGATTGGTCATATCGGCGGGCAATGCTGTGGTCGCCCTCGGAGCGTTACTCACGGCCCTTCGTACCGGTACCGCTGTCGGCGCCGCGTTCACCGCGTCGCTCGGCCCTATCGGCATCTTGCTGGGCACGGTCTCGGCCGGTCTCTTGCTTCTTTCCATGCGCCAAGACCAGGCGGATGAAGCGGCCGAACGGCATAAAAATGCCGTTTCCGAACTGACTGACGCCTTCGCGGCCTCACAGCGTGGGGCCGATGGCGCCAAGGCAAAGTTCGAGGCTCTTGCTAAAGCCCATCTGGCGAGCGCGACAGCTGCGGTTGAGAACGCGGAAGCTCAGCTGAAGGCGGCCCAGGCTGTGCGGGATGCCGCACAGAGCACGCCCATGTTCGGCGAGGCGGCGGCCTTCGCTGCCACCAACGAGGATTTCGCAAACAAACAGATCGATGCGGCGCTCGCCGAGATCGCCAAGCGCAAGGCTGAACTGGCGGACCTCCAGAAGCGGCTGGCGAACCCCGAAGCCGGATTGGCAGCAACGAGCGACGGCTACGGCAAGGGGCCGGGTGTGACTTCCGACACCACGAAGGTTGGGCGGCGGACGGCATCGGACCGTCTCCGGGAGGATATTCAGGCCGTCCAAGACCGCACGGCAGCGCTCGCGGCGGAACAGCAGATGATCGGCCAGAGCATCGCCGCGCAGGAGGCGCGGCGCATGGCAATTGACCTCGAGCAGCGCGCCCTTGCCGATCTGCGCGAAGAGGCGCGGCGAAAGGGCGAGACCGATCTCGAAAGCATTCAGCTGGCGCCCGACCAGATTGCGGCGATCGAAGATGTGTCGGCCGCCTATGGCCGCCAGGTGGAGGCGCTGGAGAAGGCGCAGCAGGCGTTCGACGATGCCAACGATCTGGCGCGGGGTTTCGCCGATGATCTGGCCTCTGGGCTGTTGAATGGGGCGAGCGCGGCGGAATCGCTCGCCAATGCCCTCGACAATGTCGCCGACAAGCTGCTCGACATGGCGTTGAACGCGCTGTTCGACCCGGCCGGTGGCGGGTTCCTCGCCAAGCTGTTCGGCGGCATGGCGCAGGGCGGGCCGGTGAGCGGCGGTATCGGCCGCGCCGCCACGGGCGGGCGCATTCGTGGCCCGGGCACCGGCACCAGCGACAGCATCCCGATGATGCTGTCGGATGGTGAGTATGTGGTGCGGGCGGCGCAGGCGAAGAAATTCGCCCCGCTGCTGGAAGCCATCAATTCCGGCCGGATCGGCAAGATGGCCGCCGGCGGCCTCGTGGGCTCGGCGCCGCGCATCCCTTCGCTGGCGGGCATGGGGCGCGGCGGTGACCGGTTGAGCCTCTCGATGCCGATCTCGATCAACGCGCCGGGAGCCGACGGCCCGGAACTGGCGCGCCTGCGGGCCGAAGTCGTGCAGCTGAAGCGGGAAATCCCCGGCCTCGCGGTCAAGGGTATTCGCAACGCGCGCATGCGCAATGTGAGGGTGTGA
- a CDS encoding phage tail tube protein translates to MAQPVTARFGKFRVLLGNDATPTVYAAPCGFTSKALNLIKNLAEIEIPDCADPDAAVDLARDVQSKDWNISGEGLLAAGSVDAWLDAYDSSASVPVKVEIEFSSGTVTFVGHAHLSNFGMSAERAGRVTVSVEMQGDGALVKTSTIPGA, encoded by the coding sequence ATGGCGCAGCCTGTAACCGCCCGCTTCGGCAAGTTCCGTGTCCTGCTGGGCAACGACGCCACGCCGACCGTCTATGCCGCGCCCTGCGGCTTCACCTCGAAGGCGCTCAACCTCATCAAGAACCTTGCCGAGATCGAGATTCCCGACTGCGCGGACCCGGACGCTGCTGTCGACCTCGCTCGCGACGTGCAGTCGAAGGACTGGAACATTTCCGGCGAGGGCCTTCTCGCCGCCGGATCGGTGGACGCCTGGCTCGATGCTTATGACAGTTCCGCTTCGGTGCCGGTCAAGGTGGAGATCGAATTCTCCTCCGGCACCGTGACCTTCGTCGGCCACGCGCATCTGAGCAATTTCGGCATGAGCGCCGAGCGTGCCGGGCGTGTCACCGTCTCGGTGGAGATGCAAGGCGATGGCGCACTGGTGAAAACCAGCACCATCCCGGGGGCCTGA
- a CDS encoding phage tail protein, protein MPVIAPIVAAIGTAVTAVGSFVAGIGVVGQAVLGIGLSVAASYASKALANKAPKTPGGVLYERQYGGAVQRQVACGLVGIAGHDTYCSTYGPANYEMHQLYTLSDYPSDGLSRVAINGKWVTLEPTESSPARGRVVMTGPFAGLVWIKFLDGRQTAALSPLVNFANPAGRWTANHIGIGQTAVLVSMTFNDERNSSFPDFFFEFRGARLYDWRKDSTVGGSGPHRWDDPTTHEFSDNPQVIEYNYRRGFAINGDMFCGMGMAPADLPLDKWTPAANISDEATEYGPRYRCSIMLDCTAEHGENIASIQMACGAATVDGIAGSWPVVGHDQPVAITFTDDDLIATAPVRWQARRSMSELVNSVAGKVASPDEVWSMVDYETQTSPALLALDRRNRDLTIDFPQVRVGGQGAALAAIYFKENRYEASAEVTLRPRFLVLEPGDWVRWNSARYGNRVYLVKAVTLVSLDGEGPRNVQLTLEERDGSIYDGVSAPAVTLPLPPGAPSYLAEVQSFTALPILLTGTDGRMQAGIRAAWEAVDDVTVTGVDVMYFPTAQPEAVILRSVPVSQTVALLDGVLSATQYRVRTRLVTDPPRTVAWSVGALVTTSELPDPDFGVYLDQIKGDAYQALLSLRADINAAGQRLDDLVRQTAAGMGAQARETAVAVRAGTANAAALTGLSASVTELDGVVNANAAVVSALSAQVGNIAGEGLWKMEVIAGSGDVVARLVIFMRATMEDEWVEVGTAWETGFTAGMPFSRITNFADQFLVLNPVTGAVAPLFVIDGATDQAVINVGFLKVPNLSSLSVDAGEITTGLIKGGPGAKLRIDITNGTITGTS, encoded by the coding sequence ATGCCTGTCATTGCGCCCATCGTCGCCGCCATCGGCACGGCGGTAACCGCTGTCGGCTCCTTCGTCGCCGGCATTGGCGTCGTCGGTCAGGCGGTGCTCGGAATCGGCCTTAGCGTGGCGGCGAGCTATGCCTCCAAGGCGCTGGCCAACAAGGCGCCGAAGACGCCCGGGGGCGTCCTGTATGAGCGGCAATATGGCGGCGCCGTGCAGCGGCAGGTGGCCTGCGGGCTAGTGGGGATCGCCGGGCACGACACCTATTGCAGCACCTATGGCCCCGCCAATTATGAGATGCACCAGCTTTACACGCTGTCGGATTACCCCAGCGACGGGCTGTCGCGCGTCGCCATTAACGGCAAGTGGGTGACGCTGGAGCCGACGGAAAGCAGCCCGGCGCGCGGGCGGGTGGTGATGACCGGCCCCTTTGCCGGGCTGGTGTGGATCAAGTTTCTCGACGGCCGGCAGACGGCGGCGCTGTCGCCGCTGGTCAATTTCGCCAACCCGGCGGGGCGCTGGACGGCCAACCATATCGGCATCGGCCAGACGGCGGTGCTGGTGAGCATGACCTTCAACGACGAGCGCAACTCGTCATTCCCCGACTTCTTCTTCGAGTTCCGGGGCGCGCGGCTCTATGACTGGCGCAAGGATTCGACCGTCGGCGGTTCCGGCCCGCATCGCTGGGATGACCCGACCACGCACGAGTTCAGCGATAACCCGCAGGTGATCGAATACAATTACCGGCGGGGCTTCGCGATCAATGGCGACATGTTCTGCGGCATGGGCATGGCGCCGGCCGACCTACCGCTCGACAAGTGGACCCCTGCCGCGAATATCAGCGATGAGGCGACCGAGTACGGGCCGCGCTACCGCTGCTCGATCATGCTGGACTGCACCGCCGAGCATGGGGAGAACATCGCCTCGATCCAGATGGCGTGCGGGGCGGCGACGGTGGACGGCATCGCCGGCTCCTGGCCTGTCGTCGGCCACGACCAGCCGGTGGCGATCACCTTCACCGATGACGACCTGATCGCCACGGCGCCGGTGCGCTGGCAGGCGCGGCGCTCCATGAGCGAGCTCGTCAACTCGGTAGCCGGCAAGGTCGCCAGCCCGGACGAAGTCTGGTCGATGGTGGACTATGAGACGCAGACCAGCCCGGCGCTGCTGGCGCTCGACCGGCGCAACCGCGACCTGACCATCGACTTCCCGCAGGTGCGCGTGGGGGGGCAAGGGGCGGCGCTGGCGGCGATCTACTTCAAAGAGAACCGCTATGAGGCGAGCGCGGAAGTGACGCTGCGCCCCCGCTTCCTGGTGCTGGAGCCGGGCGATTGGGTGCGCTGGAACAGCGCGCGCTATGGCAACCGGGTGTATCTCGTCAAGGCGGTGACGCTGGTTTCGCTCGACGGCGAGGGGCCGCGCAATGTGCAGCTGACGCTCGAGGAGCGCGACGGCTCGATCTATGACGGCGTCTCGGCCCCTGCGGTGACCCTGCCGCTGCCGCCAGGCGCGCCGAGCTACCTCGCCGAGGTGCAGTCCTTCACCGCGCTGCCGATCCTGCTCACCGGGACGGACGGGCGGATGCAGGCGGGCATTCGCGCCGCCTGGGAGGCGGTGGACGATGTGACCGTCACCGGCGTCGATGTGATGTATTTCCCGACTGCCCAGCCGGAAGCGGTGATCCTGCGCAGCGTGCCGGTGAGCCAGACGGTGGCGCTGCTCGACGGCGTGCTCTCGGCGACGCAGTACCGGGTGCGCACGCGGCTGGTGACGGACCCGCCACGCACCGTGGCATGGAGCGTGGGCGCACTCGTCACGACCAGCGAACTGCCGGACCCCGATTTCGGAGTGTATCTCGACCAGATCAAGGGCGATGCCTACCAGGCGCTGCTGTCGCTCCGCGCCGACATCAACGCGGCCGGCCAGCGGCTCGACGATCTGGTGAGGCAAACCGCCGCCGGCATGGGAGCGCAGGCGCGCGAGACGGCAGTGGCGGTGCGGGCGGGGACCGCCAATGCCGCGGCTCTCACGGGCCTCTCGGCCTCGGTAACCGAGCTTGATGGCGTCGTGAACGCCAATGCGGCGGTCGTCAGCGCCCTCAGCGCCCAGGTCGGCAACATCGCCGGCGAAGGCCTGTGGAAGATGGAAGTGATCGCCGGCAGCGGCGACGTGGTCGCGCGACTGGTCATCTTCATGCGGGCCACAATGGAAGATGAGTGGGTGGAGGTCGGCACCGCCTGGGAAACCGGCTTCACCGCCGGCATGCCATTCTCGCGCATCACCAACTTCGCTGATCAGTTCCTGGTGCTGAACCCGGTCACGGGAGCGGTGGCGCCACTCTTCGTGATCGATGGTGCGACGGACCAAGCGGTGATCAATGTCGGGTTTCTAAAGGTGCCCAATCTCTCTTCGCTTTCGGTCGACGCCGGCGAAATCACCACGGGCCTCATCAAGGGCGGCCCCGGCGCCAAGCTCCGGATCGATATCACCAACGGCACGATCACCGGGACCAGCTGA
- a CDS encoding HK97-gp10 family putative phage morphogenesis protein, with protein MARRTTILGLAKLERKLKRLPKVAEAEIRAAMEAVADEIVRLARSLAPEDDGALRASIGWTWGAPPRGSITLGKVARSALGKGLTITVYAGNSEAFYARWVEFGTAPHIVGGLFAGSQHPGTRAQPFFYPSFRANRKRAKSRIRKAMRNAARKVSTS; from the coding sequence ATGGCGCGCCGCACGACGATCCTCGGGTTGGCGAAGCTGGAGCGGAAGCTCAAGCGCCTGCCCAAGGTGGCGGAGGCCGAGATCCGCGCGGCGATGGAAGCCGTGGCGGATGAGATCGTGCGCCTCGCGCGCTCCCTGGCCCCGGAAGATGACGGCGCGCTGCGCGCCAGCATCGGTTGGACGTGGGGGGCGCCGCCGCGCGGCTCCATCACGCTCGGCAAGGTGGCCCGCTCCGCCCTCGGCAAGGGGCTGACGATCACGGTCTATGCCGGCAACAGCGAGGCCTTCTATGCCCGCTGGGTGGAGTTCGGCACCGCGCCGCACATCGTTGGCGGGTTGTTCGCCGGCTCACAGCACCCCGGAACACGGGCGCAGCCCTTCTTCTACCCGTCCTTCCGCGCCAACAGGAAGCGGGCCAAGAGCCGCATCCGCAAGGCGATGCGGAATGCCGCGAGAAAGGTTTCCACCTCATGA
- a CDS encoding DUF6950 family protein: MRVQGWERGLRLVVEKHLALPTQYGVSDCYAIADDAVEAVTGARMFRDARRYRTAKGAARVLRRHGFLTVEDAFADRFPAIPVAQAQRGDIGVIHQGNGEVSGGVFTGAGFFTRGPASALVLPISSVTRAFRVA; encoded by the coding sequence ATGCGCGTCCAAGGCTGGGAGCGAGGGCTCCGGCTCGTCGTGGAGAAGCACCTCGCGCTCCCGACGCAGTACGGGGTGAGCGACTGCTATGCGATCGCCGACGACGCCGTTGAGGCGGTGACCGGCGCGCGGATGTTCCGGGATGCCCGGCGCTACCGCACCGCCAAGGGCGCCGCCCGGGTGCTGCGCCGCCATGGCTTCCTGACCGTGGAAGACGCCTTTGCCGACCGCTTCCCCGCCATTCCGGTGGCACAAGCGCAGCGCGGCGATATCGGCGTGATCCACCAGGGCAATGGCGAGGTGTCGGGCGGCGTCTTCACCGGCGCCGGCTTCTTCACGCGCGGGCCGGCGAGCGCGCTGGTGCTGCCGATCTCCTCTGTCACCCGCGCCTTCCGGGTGGCCTGA
- a CDS encoding DUF2163 domain-containing protein has protein sequence MIVLPEDVLALLDAGRISIRGMIRFAFGSGQYGFIRAQQPLTWAGLTYQPGGLISVSDLAGDVDRSAGGFTVTLAASPAGLTPAVLQSIEAEDYRDRPVTVYDAYFHPDTGALLHVQPMRRGYVDVIAHEDDPSTGYTITAACESRALDYTRRNERRRTVADQARRAPGDLFFEHCAMRGREEIFWGRARTVSGSAPVVAGRGFIAGVTNV, from the coding sequence ATGATCGTGCTGCCCGAAGACGTGCTCGCCCTGTTGGACGCCGGGCGGATTTCCATCCGTGGCATGATCCGCTTCGCCTTCGGGTCCGGCCAGTATGGTTTCATCCGGGCGCAGCAGCCGCTGACCTGGGCGGGGCTGACCTATCAGCCGGGCGGGCTGATCTCGGTGTCGGACCTTGCCGGGGATGTCGACCGTTCGGCCGGGGGCTTCACGGTGACGCTCGCCGCCTCCCCCGCCGGGCTGACGCCGGCGGTGTTGCAGAGCATCGAGGCGGAAGATTACCGGGACCGCCCGGTGACCGTGTACGACGCCTATTTCCACCCGGACACGGGGGCGCTGCTGCATGTGCAGCCGATGCGACGCGGCTATGTCGACGTGATCGCCCACGAAGACGACCCGTCGACCGGCTACACCATCACCGCCGCCTGCGAGAGCCGGGCGCTGGACTATACCCGCCGCAATGAGCGCCGGCGCACCGTGGCCGACCAGGCGCGGCGCGCGCCGGGCGACCTGTTCTTCGAGCACTGCGCGATGCGCGGCCGGGAAGAAATCTTCTGGGGCCGCGCGCGCACCGTTTCCGGCAGCGCGCCCGTCGTCGCCGGGCGCGGCTTCATCGCCGGCGTCACCAACGTCTGA
- a CDS encoding DNA adenine methylase, with protein MEMDTLRPVRPARPIAAYIGGKKRLAPLIVERIGAIPHRSYAEPFIGMGGVFLRRDRRPPAEIINDVSGEVVNLFRVVQRHPDALEAQFRFLLTARATYDVLQATDPRGLTDIERAARFLYLQRASYGGKVTGQTFGVSPLESAAVDRRKLRPLIDGLAQRLAGVVIENLPYGALLERYDGPGVLFYLDPPYHGSEDDYGAGVFPPGEFERMATQLADLKGRFLLSINDTPEIRRVFAAFPMDEVRLRYTIGRSAATEAAELLICDLRSADCRPQRSLFDNPHSREPRG; from the coding sequence ATGGAGATGGATACCCTCCGGCCGGTGCGCCCTGCCCGGCCGATCGCCGCCTATATCGGCGGCAAGAAGCGCCTCGCACCGCTCATCGTCGAGCGGATCGGCGCCATTCCGCACCGCAGCTATGCCGAGCCCTTCATTGGCATGGGCGGCGTTTTCCTCCGACGGGACCGGCGCCCGCCGGCGGAGATCATCAACGACGTGTCGGGCGAGGTGGTGAACCTGTTCCGGGTGGTGCAGCGCCACCCGGATGCGCTCGAAGCGCAGTTCCGCTTCCTCCTGACGGCACGCGCCACCTATGACGTGCTGCAGGCGACCGACCCGCGCGGCCTTACCGATATCGAGCGGGCGGCGCGTTTTCTCTACCTGCAGCGGGCCAGCTACGGGGGCAAGGTGACGGGGCAAACCTTCGGCGTCTCGCCGCTGGAATCCGCCGCCGTTGACCGCAGGAAGCTGCGCCCGCTGATCGACGGGCTGGCGCAGCGCCTGGCGGGCGTGGTGATCGAGAACCTGCCCTATGGCGCGCTCCTCGAGCGCTATGACGGGCCGGGCGTGCTGTTCTACCTCGACCCGCCCTATCACGGCAGCGAGGACGACTATGGGGCGGGCGTGTTCCCGCCCGGCGAGTTCGAGCGCATGGCCACCCAACTGGCGGACCTGAAGGGGCGGTTCCTGCTCTCGATCAACGACACGCCGGAGATCCGGCGCGTCTTCGCAGCGTTCCCGATGGATGAGGTGCGGCTGCGTTACACGATCGGGCGCAGCGCCGCGACCGAGGCGGCCGAGCTTCTCATCTGCGACCTGCGCTCGGCCGACTGCCGGCCCCAGCGCTCACTCTTCGACAACCCCCATTCGCGCGAGCCGCGCGGATAG
- a CDS encoding head-tail adaptor protein: protein MSRQTGAGRLRERVRFQSRAVVDDGYGNTRGAWVTRFTVAAGLRPLRGGEQVMASRLQGVQPYVLTVRQSSQTRLVASDWRVVDARDASRVFAITAPPTDPDALGLWLDILVTQGEPG from the coding sequence ATGAGCCGGCAGACGGGTGCCGGGCGCCTGCGGGAGCGGGTGCGTTTCCAGTCGCGTGCCGTGGTCGATGATGGCTATGGCAACACGCGCGGGGCCTGGGTCACCCGCTTCACCGTCGCCGCCGGCTTGAGGCCGCTGCGGGGCGGTGAGCAGGTGATGGCCTCGCGCCTGCAGGGTGTGCAGCCCTATGTGCTGACGGTGCGCCAGAGCAGCCAGACGCGGCTGGTGGCGAGCGACTGGCGCGTGGTGGACGCGCGCGACGCCTCGCGGGTGTTCGCCATCACCGCGCCGCCGACCGACCCGGACGCGCTGGGGCTGTGGCTGGACATTCTCGTCACCCAAGGCGAGCCGGGCTGA
- a CDS encoding DUF3168 domain-containing protein, whose amino-acid sequence MTDPLLELQGAVVARLKADAGVVAFVGGRVFDDVPLGADRPYIAIGPSEAAEDSAECIGAYEFALQIDCWSEAPGFVEVRRLGAAVRKAMIGDFALTENALVSLDHRITRVFRDRGGTMSQAAITFSGVIESAD is encoded by the coding sequence ATGACCGATCCGCTGCTGGAATTGCAGGGTGCCGTAGTGGCTCGCCTCAAGGCCGATGCCGGCGTGGTGGCATTCGTCGGCGGGCGCGTGTTCGACGATGTGCCTCTCGGTGCCGACCGCCCCTATATCGCCATCGGCCCCAGCGAGGCGGCCGAGGATAGCGCCGAATGCATTGGGGCCTACGAATTCGCGTTGCAGATCGACTGCTGGTCGGAGGCGCCCGGCTTTGTCGAGGTGCGCCGGCTCGGTGCGGCGGTGCGCAAAGCCATGATCGGCGATTTCGCGCTGACCGAGAACGCTCTGGTGAGCCTCGATCATCGCATCACCCGGGTATTCCGGGACCGGGGCGGCACGATGAGTCAGGCCGCCATCACCTTCTCCGGCGTGATCGAGAGCGCCGACTGA
- a CDS encoding gene transfer agent family protein — MSRDARLVSRVGGTDFEFRLGWGQLVALQEACDAGPFVILDRLGARQWKADDVSVVLLLGLVGAGMTHVEALRIVESWLGDESGRLPVENAALAYAVLGAALVGAPDEPLGKP, encoded by the coding sequence ATGAGCCGCGATGCACGATTGGTCAGCCGCGTGGGCGGCACCGATTTCGAGTTTCGGCTTGGCTGGGGCCAGTTGGTCGCGTTGCAGGAGGCATGCGACGCGGGACCCTTCGTGATCTTGGACCGGCTCGGCGCTCGCCAGTGGAAGGCCGACGATGTCTCGGTGGTGCTTCTGCTGGGCCTAGTTGGCGCCGGCATGACCCATGTCGAGGCCCTGCGGATCGTCGAGAGTTGGCTGGGTGATGAGAGCGGGCGCCTCCCCGTCGAGAACGCCGCGTTAGCTTACGCGGTTCTCGGCGCCGCGCTGGTCGGCGCCCCGGATGAGCCGCTGGGAAAACCGTAG